The DNA window TGGACAGGATGTTCCAACGAGTCCTCAACAGAGTTTTTTTCCGTTTGAGGCTTCAAGTATTAATCTGGTGCTGCTCACACACGCGCACGTCGATCACTCTGGCAATCTGCCCAATCTGTACCGGGAAGGGTACGAGGGGCAGGTACTTTGCACAGAGCCTACTTTTGCACTCACCAACGTGTTGCTGAAAGATGCGGCTTCGATCAATCAGAAGCGTATCAACGAACTGAACGCCAGCAAAAAACAGCGTGTTCGCGATAAGCAGATGCAGTTACAGAAAGATCTGTTTCTGGATCGGCAGGTGCGCGAAACGATGGAGAACGTAGTCCCGATCTCGTTCAACCGCCGGTTCCGCGTAGCCGACAACGTCGACGTAACCTTTATTCCGGCCGGGCACCTGCTGGGTGCAGCGCATATCGTTGTCAACGTCGTTGAGAACGGGGAAAAGAAAAGTATCTGCTTTTCGGGCGACATTGGCCGTAAGAACTACCCACTGCTGGTCGATCCGGCTCCGGTTCCGGCCGTCGATTATCTGATTTGCGAAAGCACCTACGGCAACCGGCTCCACGAAGACAACCGCTCGCCCGAAGACGCGCTGGCCGACGTTATTCAGCGGACCTGTATCGACATTCCGGGTCGGCTCATCATTCCATCGTTCAGTGTAGGCCGCACACAGGCGCTGTTGTACACGCTCAACAAGCTGTACACGGAACGTGACTTCCCGCCCATCAAGGTTTTCTCCGACAGTCCGATGGGCTTCGAGAGTACCAAAATTTACCTTCAGCACATCAAGATGCTGAACGGCGAAGCCAAGGAGTTTTACAAGGAGAACGAAACCTTGTTTGACTTCGAAAACTTCGAATTTCTGGAGTCGTCGAAAGCCAGTAAGGCGGTGTCGAACTACGGCGAACCGTGCATCATCATCTCGTCGTCGGGTATGGTGCAGGGCGGCCGGGTGGAATACCACGTTGCCGAAAACATCAGCAATCCGTACTCGACCATCCTGATTATTGGCTATTGCGCCGAAGGAACGCTCGGCTGGCGGTTACTCAACGGGCAGTCGACGCTGACGATCAAAGGAAAAGAGCATCAGGTGCTGGCCAACATTGAAAAGATCGATGTGTTTAGCGGACACGGTGACCGCGACGACCTGATGGAGTTCGTAACGGTACAGTCGCCCGAGACATTGAAATCAATTTTCCTGGTACACGGCGAGTATGAAAGTATGGAAGCCTTTCGCAATACGCTGGCCGAAGCGGGTTATCCGCAGGTAATAATTCCGAAAAAAGGCGAAACGTTTGACTTGTAGAGTTATAGAGTTGGCTAGTTATAGAGTTGTAACGTTGCTGGCGCGTCAGGCCATACGGCGGCTATCTGCGCGCGGCAGCAACGTTACAACTCCACGGCTTTACAACTATAAAACACTACAACTCCCTTTTACAAACCGTGCGAAACTTACCTAGATGAGAACGTATCTCGACTTCGAAAAACCCATAGCCGACCTTGAAGCCCGGCTCGAAGAAACCCGGCAGCTGGCCAAAACAAGCAATATCAATGTAGATGAGGCTGTTGAGGTGCTCGAACAGAGCATCAACCGGCTGCGTCAGGAGATTTTTCAGAATCTGACCCGCTGGCAGCGTGTTCAGCTGTCGCGCCACCCGGACCGGCCCTACACACTCGATTACATCTCGCTGATGTGCGACGAATTTGTCGAGCTGCACGGCGACCGCACTGTTCGCGATGATCCGGCGATGGTTGGTGGTTTTGGTAAAATCACCCGCGACGGCGGACCGGATCAGACTGTCATGATTATCGGGCAGCAGAAGGGGCGCAACACCAAGCAGCGGCAGCACCGCAACTTTGGTATGCCCAACCCGAAGGTTACCGCAAAGCCCTGCGGTTGATGAAGCTGGCCGAAAAATTCAACAAGCCGATCATCACCCTCATCGACACGCCGGGTGCGTTTCCGGGTCTGGAAGCCGAAGAGCGCGGGCAGGGGGAAGCCATTGCCCGTAACCTGAAAGAGATGTTTATGCTGACGGTGCCGGTTATCTGCATCGTCATCGGCGAAGGCGCGTCGGGCGGAGCACTGGGTATTGCCATCGGCGACCGGGTGATGATGCTCGAAAACACGTGGTACTCGGTTATTTCACCCGAAAACTGCTCGACGATTCTCTGGCGTAGCTGGAATTTCAAGGAGCAGGCCGCCGAAGCAATGAAGCTGACCGCTAAAGACATGACCTCGTTCAAACTGGTCGATGGCATTGTCGATGAGCCGCTGGGTGGTGCCCACAACGATCATCAGGCGATGGCCCAACACCTGAAAACCGTCATCCTCGACGCCCTGACCGAACTGAACGCCCTTTCACCCGACGAACGCATCAACCAACGCATCGACAAGTTCTGCTCGATGGGGGTTGTCATTGAGTAAAGCCTGATTCAAGATCATAGCGAAGCCGCCCGGGAAACCGGGCGGCTTTTTTTATGCGAAATGTTTATGGTTGAGATGAAATAGTGAGACACCCATAGCGTCAAACTCTTCCTCTTCTTCTACCAAACTGGCTCTGTTCAGTGGCCGAGTGTCTGATTCAGCCAGCAAACAAACGTAAGCCTCAATTACGGTAGTAAGATTCAGTACTTGTCTTAGATAAGTTACGGTAGCCTTTAACTGATCTTTTGCTTCCCGTCGTAGCTTCTTACGTTGGGTCATAGACGAAGTACTTTTTATTTCAATCAGGCAAAGAGTATGTTCGTTGAAAACGGCGCAATCGCAACGCTGCGTTTTAGCATCATCCATCAGTAAACACTTATCTATTGCTAGAAAGTGAACAGCATTTTCTGATGTGTTTGTTACTCGAAAATGCTTAATACCACGTTCGTCATCTTGCAGATAGCAACGCTTTTCTGTTTCGTGATCGTATATATAGAATTCACTGTCAGTTAATGAGGTTAAGCAGTCACTATATTTTAATTGTGGGAAAGTGTTTGTAAATAAATCAAGCACGGGTTACGGAGCGTCTAAGTGCAAATAGTTTATCCTGTTCGTCAGCTAAGTCATCTGAAACATCATCAAGTTCGTTGTCAGCGATCATGCCAGTTTGTTCGCTAACTATGCTGCGAACTGTTCCCTTGTCGACGTAGTAAGCGGCAAATTCATCCGGGTTAATCCAGCAGCGTGACGGTATTATTTTTTCAACCTCTGCTCTTAGCTCATCGCTTTGATTCCCAACTTTATACGCTAGCATCAGCGTATTGAACGAGCTGAGTACGTAGGGGCTGTGCGTCGTAATCACCCACTCCGCATCTTGGTAAGATACATTAGGCTGCAAACCACCTATCAACGAATAGATTAATTCTTTTTGCGCAGTTGGGTACAAGTTGAGTTCTGGTTCTTCTACAATGAACAAGCGACCAAATTGCCTGAGATATTCCGCTGTGAGAATTAACGGAACAGCAGATTGATAACCGCTCGCGCTCTGAGAAAGTGGAATTGTGTCATTATTATTATAAACTATCTGGTCATTTCCATTGATGTTTTTATATATTATCGATAAAAAATCTATTGGTAGAGCTTTATTTTGACGTCTGGCGATTTCGAATTTTCTGCCAAAATAGGTGACAAGAGGGGGATGCTTGTATTAGATGAATTAAGAGCCCATAGATTCGCTGAGAGAAGAGCCATGAGATTTCTTTCGGAAGGGATATATTCAGAGCTAAATGGTATCATTCTTTTGATGATATCGCTCAGGATTTCTTCAGCGTCTTCAAGTCTTTTCCAGAAGATTGTATCATCAACACCATTTTCAATATCAGCAAGATCTTTCTTTCGTAATAGCCAATTGTTTCTCTTCGAAAAAACGGAGGAAAACTCAGTATCGTTGACAATAGCCTCCATGTATTCATTCAGTATAATCTCGTAATTTTCATGTACAAATAATAGTTCAGAATTCTCATTTAACCATCCGTTGAATGCATATTTACGTAACAAACTCTTCCGATCTTCGTCTTTGAATAAGTTACTATCGTAGCACATGGCAATCAATTTGGCCAACGTGCTTTTGCCGGTGCCTTGTGGACCGATAAAAACCGTATGCTTTTTGACTTCTAGTTCCGCTTCCCGAATCGGGCCGACGTTCCTGACCGTTAACTTTGCCATTCGCTGTATATGCCTGTTCTGCAAATCTAACGGTATCTTTGGCTTTCGGTTCACCACTGACGAACCGCCTACTGCGAATGGAGAATAAGTCCCCCTCAAGAATCTGATCTTCGACCTTGGCGACGTTATCATTCCGATTGACCTGACGGCCCCGCTGCGCAACTTTGCGATGCTGGCCAATCTGCCGGAAGAAGAAGTCAAAGCAATCTGGAAAGAACATGACATCTGGAACCGGTACGAAACGGGCCTGATTGATGACGATAACTTTCGCGAGCACGTCCGGAAAGTGCTGCATAACCGCACCGGAGCACCCGAAAGCTGGGCTGATGAAGTAATTGACACTGCCTGGAACTCGGTATTACTCGATCTGCCGGTGTCGCGCGTGGAGCGGGTTCGGGAGCTGGGAAGCCGGTACCGGCTGTTTCTGCTGAGCAACACCAATCCGGTGCATATCCGGCAGGTCAATCGGATGCTGACCGAATTGCATCAGCCGACGCTCGAAGAACTGTTCGAGCGGGTGTTTTACTCCTACGACGTGAAGATGATAAAGCCGTCGCCCGGTATTTACCAGCACGTATTGGCCGAAGCCGGACTGGTAGCCGAAGAAACGGCGTTTTTCGATGATAATGCCGCCAACATACAGGCTGCGGGTGCGTTAGGTATTCAGGCTGTGCATGTGCAGCCGCCAAAGACGATTCTGGAGTACACCGCGGATTTATGAATCAACAATTGAAAACGTACCTCCTTCATGGAGGTCTTTTTTTACTTACCCTTGTCACCACGACGATGGCCGGGGCCGAATGGATGTACGGTCGGTTATTTATTCCGGTACCGGGTATGCAAACGCTCGGTTGGGATGAATTTCTGGCCGGGTTGAACTTCTCCATTCCGTTTCTGGCGATTCTAACCGTACATGAGTTCGGGCACTACATCGTCGCCCGAATCAACAAGGTTCGCGTAACCCTGCCGTTTTACATTCCGCTCTGGCTCGGTATCGGTGAAAGTATCGGTACGCTTGGCGCGTTTATTCGCATAAAAGACTACATAAACAGCCGCCGTAAGTATTTCGACATTGGTATTGCCGGACCGTTGGCGGGCTTCGTGCTGGCGCTGATCGTTTTGTGGTACGGGTTCACGCATCTGCCCCCCGCCGAGTACATCTTCACCATTCACCCCGAATACAAAAAGTGGGGACTCGACTACGGGAAGTATGCCTACCAGAAGATGCCCGAAGGGGGCGTCATTGCGATGGGCGACAACCTGCTATTTTCGTTTTTCAAACGATACGTGGCCGATCCGGCTTTGCTGCCGCATCCCTACGAGATGATTCACTATCCGTATCTGCTGGCGGGCTATCTGGCTTTGTTCTTTACGTCGCTGAACCTGATTCCTATCGGGCAGCTCGATGGCGGACACATTCTTTACGCGCTGATCGGCAAGGAGCGGTTTCGCTGGGTTGCACCGGCCCTGTTTATCGTTTTCGCGTTCTACGCCGGATTGGGCGTGTTCAAGCCGGTCGATTTTGCGGTACCAACCGACGAAGCGTTCTTTAGTGAACTCGGCTCGTTCGGGCTGTACGTTTTCTTTATGTATCTGGTGTTTACGCGCATCAGCGAGCAGCGCATGACTGCCCTGATGATTGCGCTGAGTGTAGTAGCCCTGCAACTCCTTGTGTCGACGCTACAACCCGACTGGAATGGCTACTCCGGTTTTCTGGTGTTCGTCTTCGTGCTGGGCCGTTTTCTGGGCATCTACCACCCCGACACCGAATTACAGGAACCCCTCGATCTGAAACGCACGGTATTGGGCTGGCTGGCCCTCGTGGTGTTCATCATCAGCTTCAGCCCAAAACCATTTGTGCTGACCTAGGCATTCGGATTCTCGATCGGGAAGTCGGGTGGGTTGGCTGTCGTTTCAAAAATACCCGTTGGTTTGGGGCGTTTGCCCTGATCGGCTTCCTCCAGTTTAGGCTTCCAGTAGTGCTTAAACAACCAGGTCATCAGCAGCATGGCGCTGACAGGAGAAAGCACGTAGATCCAGTAATCCCGAAAGGTGGCGGCAGCGGCTGCGGCTCCAAGCGAACGCGCCGGATTGGTGCTCATGCCCGAAAAAGGTGCTTCGAAAATGACAAACAGCATGATCAGCACGATGTTGAACCAGCTGTTTTGCTTCCGAATCTTCTCCGTGTGCAGCGTGATGAGCGTAACCATCATCAGCAACGACGAAATAACAAATTCGGCCCCCAGCGCGACCGGCCAGCCGCCGTTCTCCGGTTTCGGCGCGCTGAGGTTGAAGTTGACCTCCTGATGGCTGTACCACGGCTCAAGGATGGTAAACATAACCCAACCAGCAATAACGGCGGCCCCGCACTGAAACGTGATGTACCAGAAGGCATCGATGGCGGAGATTTTGCCCAGATAGCGAAACGACAGCGTAACGGCCGGGTTGATATGCGACCCCGACTTTTTGCCCCACGGATTGAAGTTAACGGCGATCAGAAAGAGCCCGATTATGAACGCCTGTACTGTCCGGCGCCACATCTTCGAGTCGCCCAGAAACTGCCGGACAGGGGAGTCTGGGTGATGAATCACGACTGCCGTAGCGCACGATGCAATCATAAATAAAGTTACGCCACCTGCTTCGGCCAGATAACTTTTCCAGTTCTTCCTGAGCGCACTTATCAACTTGGCAATTGGAACAGACATAGGTAGTGGGCGATACGTACCTGTGTCAACGCCTTGTACGCTGTATAGTTGTCGCCCGGGGGCGCGAATACCGTGTAAAGCCGGGCGAAGAGCACATTCGTTTACAGGATGCCCTCGTCAGCAAAGCTGTAATAGGCCTTGTCGGTAAATATGAGATGGTCGAGCACGGGAATGTCGAGTAGCCGACCGGCATCTTTCAATCGGCGGGTCAGGTCTTTGTCTGCCTGCGAGGGCGTCAGATTGCCAGACGGGTGATTGTGGAATAAAATCAGGCCCGAGGCAAGCTGTTCGAGGGCGTGTCGGAAAATAAGTTTCGGGTCGGCTACCGTGCCCGATACGCCCCCCGTGCTGATCTGAACCGGACGTAGCACTTCGTTGGCCCGGTTGAGTACCAGAATCCAAAACTCCTCGTGGGGTTTGTCGAGCAGGTGCGGCAGCATCTCGTTGTAAGCATCGCGCGAGCAGGTGATGCGGGCGCGCTGGGGGCGGTCCTGCTCCCGGCGTCGGCGACCCAGTTCGAGAGCAGCTACGATACTGATCGCTTTCGCTTCGCCGATACCCCGAAATTTAGAAAGGTCTTTGATGCTCAGCCGGGCCAGCTCATTCAGGTTGTTGCCAACGCTTTTAAGAATGATTTTGGCTACGTCGACGGCCGTCAGATCGACTGTGCCGGAGTTAATCAGAATGGCAATCAGCTCGGCTTCCGACAGGGCCGCTTTGCCTTTGAGCATCAATTTTTCGCGCGGCCGATCTTCTTCTGCCCAGCTCTGAATAGTGCCGGAGGTTTCGTAAGGCATGATTGGTAGCCAGTTGTGGTGGTGGGGCTACCAAAGTGCATAAAAAAACCTTACCCGTCAACAGGTAAGGTTTCAGAAGGGCGTTTGCCAGTGACAAACTAAGCCGCTGCCTGCTTCAGGCCGTTAACCAGCCGAGCCAGTTTCGACTTGTTGTTAGCCGCTTTGTTCTTGTGAATGATGTTGCGCTTGGCCAGTTTGTCAAGTGCCGACGATACCGATTTGAACAGCTCAACAGCCATTGCGTGGTCGGTAGTAGCACGAAGTTTCTTAACCATGTTCCGGGTTGTAACGTGTTGGTAGCGATTCAACAGCCGCTTCTTTGCGCTCGACCGGATTGCTTTTTTGGTTGCCTTATGATTTGCCATCGGTATGTACTATAAGTTCGTTGTCGCGATATGAGGGCGCAAAAATAAAAAATTCGGCGGGAGAAAGCAATCTCTCCCGCCGAATTTTCTCACTGTTACCCGGATTACGACCGAATATCGGCATTGACGATCAGCTTCTTGCTCCAGTTTGCGCTGTTTTCTTTCACGAACTGCTGGTAAGCCGGGCTATTTTCAAATTTCTTGATGTCAGCCTCGGTTTGAAACGTGATGTAGTGAACCACATCGTACTCCGCAGCGGCCTTATTTGGCAAAATAGTCTTGCCAGACGTATAACCTACTACCTGTGGAATTTCGGCTTTCAGGGCGGCAAAACCGTTCATATGCTGCTCAACTGCTGCACTTTCGACCCCTTTTTTAAATTTTATGCACACAATCTGCTGTTTCTGCGCTTTCCGGGCCGGAGAGTACGCACCATAGATTGTAAGGGCAAAAGCACACATCAGGACAACAACTAATAAGTAACCGCGTGATTTGGTATTCATGATTATCTGTGTTTTCTTTGATTTCAGAATTTTATTCTGATACAAAACAAGTTTTTTTTGAATAGTTTAATTATTTGCTTGTAAAGTACCATGATTAGACAAATGTACTATAGATTTATTTGGTTGTTCGCGTGGGTCACAATTTTCTTCTTTGTGGCCCTGCCAGTAACGCAGGGTTTACCCAGACCCGTGCGTCGAACAGGGTATCAGCAGCAGCCTCAGTGGGGTTTTTACGCGCATCAGCAGATTAATCGGCTGGCCATATTTACGCTACCCGCCGATATGATGCCATTCTTCAAGAAACATAGCCACTACCTGATCGATAACGCGGTCAACCCCGACAAACGGCGATACGCGGTAGTAGGTGAGGCACCCCGGCACTTCATTGACCTCGACGCTTACCCAGATACGTCGTCGGCTACGCTGCCCCGGTTTTATAAAGACGCTGCCGACCGATACGGCCCCGATACATTGGCGCTGCATGGACTGGTACCGTGGCAGATTCAGCTGACTAAATACCAGCTTACGGAAGCGTTCCGGCAGCAGAACGTCCGGCAGATTCTGCGCGTAGCTGCTGATTTGGGTCACTACATTGCCGATGCTAACGTACCGCTGCATACCACCCGTAATTACAACGGTCAGCTGACGGGGCAGCAGGGGATCCACGGTTTCTGGGAGTCTCGCTTACCCGAGTTGTTTAGTCAGGACTACGACTTTCTGGTTGGTTCGGCAGCGTATGTATCCTCACCACAGCGGAGCGCGTGGCAGGCCGTATTCCGGGCCAATGCCGCGCTCGACTCCGTACTGCGGATGGAGCGGGAGCTGACAGGCGAGGTAGGGGAGACGCGTAAGTTTGGCTTCGATGAGCGAAACGGTCTAACTAATAAAGTGTACGCTACTGATTTCTCGCAGCGTTACCACGCCCGGCTGAGCGGACAGGTCGAGCGGCAGATGCGGGCGTCTGTCAAGATGGTGGGTGATTTCTGGTTCACCTGCTGGGTCGATGCGGGGCAGCCCGACATGGCGAAACTTGCCAAACGCGAGCTGTCGCTGAAAGACAATCAGGCAGAGGCTGACGAGCAGAAAAGTTGGCTTAAGCGGCTGTTCTCCGCTCGCGAAGAGAATTGACGCAAACGCAAAAAGACGCCGTTCTGGCGTCTTTTTGCGTTTGCAGACAGTACAGTTAGAGGTACTCTACAATCCGGCGACCGAACACGCCGTGCAGAATTTCGCGACGTAATACCGCCAGCCGACGGCGTGGGTGGGTGTTTACGTACATAGCCCGCATTTTGAGCGTGAAGCTGGTCAGCATATACAGGCCAAACATGCCGGCGAGAATCAGCAGTGAAGCCGTGTTGGTTATGTCGCGGTGAAAGAAGAGAAACAACACCGTGTTTAGCAGCGACGCAAAGCACATTACGGCCGTGGTCTGAATATGCGATAAGCCGTTGTCGAGCAGAATATGGTGCATGTGGTTCCGGTCGGCGGAGAACGGCGAACGACCCGCCAGAATCCGAACCAGAAACACCCGAAGTGTATCGAAAATCGGGACGATCAGAATAACGATGGCGATGATCGGCGCGTTGAAAAAGGCCGTTGGCTCGTACCGGTACGATGCGTTGAGGCTGACGAAGCGGACGGCGAAAAAGGCCAGCATGAAGCCAATAATCAGCGAACCGGTATTACCCATGAATATCTTGCTGGTTCGCGAGAAGTTGAACCGCATAAAACCGAGTAGCGCTCCGGCCAGCGTAAACGCCATACAAGCCATTGCAAAGTGATTGGTCAGCAGAAACCAGCCGCCAAATGTGCCGCTGGCGATGGTCGCGATGCCCGCTGCCAGCCCGTCGATGCCGTCGATGAGGTTAATGGCGTTGGTTAAGGCAATGAAAATAAAGCAGGTAAGTAGAATGCTGATGACGATATTGATATGGTGGAAACCCATGATATCGTACAGGTAATCGACGCGGAGATCGCCGAAGAAAATCAGGATCAGAGCCGCCAGCACCTGAAAAACGATCTTTTTGTTGGGGTCGATGCCGACAAGGTCGTCTTTGATACCCGTAAAAAACAGGACGGTCATCCCGGCAATCGACAGGTTGGTGCGATATACATCGGTCTGATCCAGGCTGGGCCACAGAAAATAAGCAATCAGGATAGCGGCAAAAATGGCGACACCGCCGAGGGTTGGCGTCGGTACTTTGTGCGACCGGCGTTCACCGGGCTTCTCCATCAGCGACTTCAGTTCCGCAATCTTGATGACGACTGGTATGGCTAGTACCGATACGAAACAGGCCACCAGAAAAGACAGAATGCACTGGTACATCCCTAGCTTAAAGAGATCGTCGCTCAGTCTGTTCTGTAGGTAGGCAATGACTAAATCAGGGTTCATAGGCGGTTCGGTTCAAGGCAATCGACACACAACTGCTTACTGAATTCAGGAATCGGCCGGGCTGATTCCTGCTTTTTTGTTCAGACATGGATCGTGCCGATAGGCTGAACGTGATTGGTAGTCGGGCACAAATTTTATACGATCCTAATAAAACGTACGAATAATTCGATTAAACGGACTAGCAGTCGATCATTCAGTTTTCCGGTAGGTAGCCGGGGGCTTGCTAAAAAACTGCCCAATTTTCCGCAACGGTTTCATCCAGAGCGTGACGGTGTACGGGCGTAAGCTATTCAATTGCCAGGCAAGCCGATCATCCCGATTGGCCCGGAGCCGGTTGCCGACGCTGGCGTTGCTGACCCCGCCGGCCCGCATCACCACGATAATTTCGTTCAGATAAGCCAGTGTCGCCCGGTGTTTATGAATGAAGCGCAGCATCAGTTCGTAATCGGCCGCGCTTTTCATATCCAGACGGAATAGCCCGTGCTGTTCGTACAGGTTACGTTTAACGAAGAAAGACGGGTGCCCCGGCATCCAGCCCCATAAAAAGGCATTGGGTCGGAATGGGCCAGATTTCCAGTAGCGTGTCACCTTCTCCGTATTCAATCGATCTACGTAGACAATGTCGCCGTAGATCGCATCGCACTGACTTTGACTGAAAAGCGCCATGACGTCACGGATAACGTTAGCGTGCGGGTAAAAATCATCGGCGTTGAGAATACCGACCACGTCGCCGGTGGCCATACCAATGCCTTTGTTCATGGCATCGTACAGGCCGTTGTCGCGCTCGGAGATGAAGTGGCTGATCTTGTCGCCGTACGACCGGACAATGTCGACGGTACCGTCGGTCGACCCGCCATCGATGACGATGTATTCGATATTGTCGTACGTCTGACCAACAATAGAATCTATACAGTCGCGGATGAAAGCGGCTCCGTTAAAGACAACGGTTATCAGCGAGATTTTCACGTGAATGTTGGACAAAAATAAGCCGATTATGACCCTGCCACTTCTACAAAGGTAACCACGTTGGATAAATACAACAAACTATGTTCTGACGTGTGTCAGCTGATTGTCCGCTCACGCACGCGAATGGCTGGATTTCCCTGGTAAACGCCGTACGGCTCAAGCGCGCGCGTAGCCACAGATCCGACAGACAGTACCGCGTGCGACCCGGCCTCGACGCCCGGACACACAATGGCCCGCGCCCCAATCCAGGCACCCGTTCGCAGGGTAATCGGCCGCACAATCAGGTCGAATGTTGGTACGCGATAGTCGTGGTTGCCGGTCAGCAGCATGGCGCCCTGCGACAGGCAAACGTTATCTTCGATCGTGACGGGGCACAGATTGTCGATCCAGACTTCTTCGCCAATCCAGACGTGACTACCGATGGTGAGCAGCCACGGATATTTGATGTTGACGCCCGGCTTGATCATGACGCCCGTACCCAGTCGGGCACCGAACGCCTTTAGTACGAATCGCTTCAAGGCCACCGGTAGCGGTAAATAGGTATTCAGCGTGACTGAATTAACGATAAACCAAAGCAGGATTTTCCAGCGCGGGCCGGGATTAAACCAACTGTTGTCGTAGCGCGACAG is part of the Spirosoma rhododendri genome and encodes:
- a CDS encoding glycosyltransferase family 2 protein, producing MKISLITVVFNGAAFIRDCIDSIVGQTYDNIEYIVIDGGSTDGTVDIVRSYGDKISHFISERDNGLYDAMNKGIGMATGDVVGILNADDFYPHANVIRDVMALFSQSQCDAIYGDIVYVDRLNTEKVTRYWKSGPFRPNAFLWGWMPGHPSFFVKRNLYEQHGLFRLDMKSAADYELMLRFIHKHRATLAYLNEIIVVMRAGGVSNASVGNRLRANRDDRLAWQLNSLRPYTVTLWMKPLRKIGQFFSKPPATYRKTE
- a CDS encoding WcaF family extracellular polysaccharide biosynthesis acetyltransferase, which gives rise to MEKTLPHPNQPDTGPGRTDLSRYDNSWFNPGPRWKILLWFIVNSVTLNTYLPLPVALKRFVLKAFGARLGTGVMIKPGVNIKYPWLLTIGSHVWIGEEVWIDNLCPVTIEDNVCLSQGAMLLTGNHDYRVPTFDLIVRPITLRTGAWIGARAIVCPGVEAGSHAVLSVGSVATRALEPYGVYQGNPAIRVRERTIS